From a region of the Deinococcus misasensis DSM 22328 genome:
- a CDS encoding SIS domain-containing protein, with amino-acid sequence MSDPLMLQETREAPQVIRRLLEQNQSRVEQLWQVIQERQPLFAVTIARGSSDHASLYLKYAIELTLGIPVASFAPSVSSVYKRTLNLQRGLVIAISQSGASPDVVESVRSAREGGAITLAITNNVDSPLAKTAEFLLPMQAGPERAVAATKSFVASAAAFLHLLAEGDADLKEALHALPEVQEQALHLEDTLRLTADRYRYASSMVILARGPHFGIAHESALKLKETTGIHAEAYSTAEFSHGPTRIIEQGFPILAYQTRDVTHPLNEQAYQDLEARGADLLTIGASSDLKRATQIITPASAHPLLDPLVNILPFYLFSGHVALARNLNPDNPPHLKKVTLTV; translated from the coding sequence ATGAGTGATCCCCTCATGCTACAGGAAACCCGAGAAGCCCCACAGGTGATCCGTCGCCTGCTGGAACAAAACCAGTCCCGTGTGGAACAGCTCTGGCAGGTGATTCAGGAACGGCAGCCCTTGTTCGCGGTCACCATTGCCAGAGGGTCCAGCGACCACGCCAGCCTGTACCTGAAGTACGCCATCGAACTGACCCTCGGGATTCCGGTGGCCAGCTTTGCCCCCAGCGTCAGCAGTGTGTACAAGCGCACCCTGAACCTGCAACGGGGTCTGGTGATTGCGATTTCCCAGTCCGGGGCCTCTCCAGATGTGGTGGAATCGGTGCGGTCTGCCCGCGAGGGGGGAGCCATCACCCTGGCGATCACCAACAATGTGGATTCCCCTCTGGCCAAAACCGCAGAGTTCCTGCTGCCCATGCAGGCAGGCCCCGAGCGTGCTGTGGCAGCCACCAAGAGCTTTGTGGCCAGTGCCGCTGCTTTCCTGCACCTGCTCGCTGAGGGTGATGCAGACCTCAAAGAAGCCCTTCATGCCCTTCCAGAGGTGCAAGAACAGGCTTTGCACCTCGAAGACACCCTGAGGCTCACCGCAGACCGTTACCGCTACGCTTCCAGCATGGTGATTCTGGCCCGTGGACCCCATTTCGGGATTGCCCATGAATCCGCACTGAAACTCAAAGAAACCACCGGAATCCACGCAGAGGCTTATTCCACCGCCGAATTCAGCCACGGACCCACCCGCATCATTGAGCAAGGGTTTCCGATTCTGGCCTACCAGACCCGCGATGTCACCCATCCCCTGAACGAGCAAGCCTATCAGGATCTGGAAGCCAGAGGGGCAGACTTGCTGACCATCGGGGCTTCCAGCGACCTGAAACGGGCCACCCAGATCATCACCCCTGCGTCAGCGCATCCTTTGCTGGACCCTCTGGTGAACATCCTTCCGTTCTACCTGTTCAGCGGGCATGTGGCTCTGGCACGCAACCTCAATCCTGACAATCCTCCCCACCTGAAGAAGGTGACTTTAACGGTTTAA
- a CDS encoding DUF1990 domain-containing protein, with protein sequence MKNRPLWEMYRDRLEKLPSLQFNYDPEKVEAYNQSTGWRVDFHEVELPSENPGPPEEGGAFQVAKGIVQDYRFPPPHLIQGIFYPDRPLAERYMLLKAHFLGFTFFFGVRIGGLIDTITETQEGREQVWGYHYRTLQGHFEKGQIDFLVVKNLDTGKVYFRIQAYSRPDKIENFFYRIGFWLFGRPLQLYFARASKKRMVQLVQAELQGKRAPASPPVEPVSRNPEAREALQKVKEQES encoded by the coding sequence ATGAAAAACCGTCCGCTCTGGGAGATGTACCGGGACCGTCTGGAAAAACTGCCTTCCTTGCAGTTCAACTACGACCCTGAGAAAGTCGAGGCATACAACCAGAGCACCGGTTGGCGTGTGGACTTCCATGAAGTGGAGTTGCCTTCAGAGAACCCCGGCCCACCTGAAGAAGGGGGGGCATTTCAGGTGGCCAAGGGCATCGTTCAGGATTACCGGTTTCCACCTCCTCATCTGATTCAGGGGATTTTTTATCCGGATCGGCCTCTGGCAGAAAGGTACATGCTGCTCAAGGCGCACTTTCTGGGCTTCACCTTCTTTTTTGGGGTTCGGATTGGTGGCTTGATTGACACCATCACCGAGACCCAAGAAGGGCGTGAGCAGGTGTGGGGATACCATTACCGCACGTTGCAAGGCCATTTCGAAAAAGGCCAGATTGATTTTCTGGTGGTGAAAAACCTGGACACGGGCAAGGTGTATTTTCGGATTCAGGCGTATTCCAGACCTGACAAAATCGAGAACTTTTTTTACCGCATTGGATTCTGGCTGTTTGGCCGTCCATTGCAGTTGTATTTTGCCAGAGCCTCCAAGAAACGGATGGTTCAACTGGTTCAGGCCGAGTTGCAGGGCAAGCGGGCACCTGCAAGCCCTCCTGTGGAACCTGTTTCACGCAACCCTGAGGCCCGTGAAGCCCTGCAAAAAGTCAAAGAACAGGAGTCCTGA
- a CDS encoding DUF1990 family protein — protein MDVDLKGRAGWILLGLMTILGLYFWSKRPPKRSPLQLADEGHGPLIYRKYWLDFQSQDRDARDIFEAIKQDVPAFCPSLLADFKKIRGKEQVLKVGDEYDIRIFGPWNGRVRVVEVQETSFTLATLRPHPEAGQIVFELEKLDEAFRFSISSQARSRDALVHLAYSFLGGNKVQEKAWQTFCERVAEEGGGETLGTFQSETIEVPSSPVKAGEVA, from the coding sequence ATGGATGTGGATTTGAAAGGCCGGGCGGGTTGGATTTTGCTGGGCCTGATGACAATTCTGGGCCTGTATTTCTGGAGCAAACGGCCTCCCAAACGCAGCCCCCTTCAACTTGCCGATGAGGGGCATGGCCCGTTGATCTACCGCAAATACTGGCTTGATTTCCAGAGTCAGGACCGTGATGCCAGAGACATCTTTGAGGCCATCAAGCAGGATGTGCCCGCTTTTTGTCCGAGTTTGCTGGCGGACTTCAAAAAAATCCGGGGCAAAGAGCAGGTCCTCAAAGTGGGCGATGAGTACGACATCCGCATTTTTGGTCCGTGGAATGGGCGGGTGCGGGTGGTGGAGGTGCAGGAAACCTCATTCACTCTGGCGACCCTGAGGCCCCATCCAGAGGCGGGCCAGATTGTGTTTGAACTGGAGAAGCTCGATGAAGCTTTCCGGTTTTCCATTTCTTCTCAGGCCCGTTCCAGAGATGCTCTGGTGCACCTCGCTTACAGTTTTCTGGGGGGCAACAAAGTTCAGGAGAAGGCGTGGCAAACCTTCTGTGAGCGTGTCGCAGAAGAGGGGGGAGGGGAGACCCTCGGAACATTTCAATCTGAGACCATCGAAGTGCCGTCCAGTCCGGTCAAGGCTGGTGAGGTGGCATGA